A genomic region of Methanofollis fontis contains the following coding sequences:
- a CDS encoding type II toxin-antitoxin system MqsA family antitoxin produces MIPERCTFCRGRLHEGKAEFIARVGDEIIVIKEVPAFICDNCGEAYYTADISRRIDAVMKDVHEGRICARPLAAGEVDLSV; encoded by the coding sequence ATGATTCCGGAGAGATGCACGTTCTGCAGGGGAAGGCTGCACGAAGGAAAGGCTGAGTTCATCGCACGCGTCGGGGACGAGATTATCGTTATCAAAGAGGTCCCCGCCTTCATCTGCGACAACTGCGGCGAGGCGTATTACACCGCCGATATCTCCAGACGGATCGATGCGGTGATGAAAGACGTCCACGAGGGCCGGATCTGTGCCCGCCCCCTTGCAGCGGGGGAGGTCGATCTCTCGGTGTGA